Proteins encoded within one genomic window of Anaerolineae bacterium:
- a CDS encoding DUF2961 domain-containing protein — MNPTASLSDLARLRSGIRSRRWSSYDTTGGNADNWPIPAGQTVTLGQTEGAGCIRHIWMTTRETDNNLRRLVLRFYWDGEETPSVLCPLGDFFGLGHAKATYFECLPLQASYLGLNCWFPMPFARGARVTVTNDSDEDSFLYFYLDYQEWDEAPSDLARFHAHWRRRLVTDQGEKRGPNARGREDRLNTTGKDNYVVLDVRGRGHYVGCCLHVDTDETGWWGEGDDMFFVDGEPWPPSLHGTGTEDYFCGAWNYNQLHRPYCTPYYGYHFKGNADYTGKHSQYRFHIQDPVYFEKSLLFSIEHGHANDRQGDWTSTAYWYQVDRREPLPELGSFEDRLPYSFGGLERWPGKDRRALPR, encoded by the coding sequence ATGAACCCCACCGCCTCCCTCAGCGACCTGGCCCGCCTCCGCTCCGGCATCCGCTCCCGCCGCTGGTCCTCCTACGACACCACCGGCGGCAACGCCGACAACTGGCCCATCCCCGCGGGACAGACCGTCACCCTGGGCCAGACCGAGGGCGCCGGCTGCATCCGCCACATCTGGATGACCACCCGCGAAACCGACAACAACCTCCGCCGCCTGGTCCTCCGCTTCTACTGGGACGGCGAGGAGACACCCTCAGTGCTCTGCCCCCTGGGGGACTTCTTCGGCCTCGGCCACGCCAAGGCCACCTACTTCGAGTGCCTCCCCCTGCAGGCCTCCTACCTGGGCCTCAATTGCTGGTTCCCCATGCCCTTCGCCCGCGGCGCTCGGGTCACCGTGACCAACGACTCCGACGAGGACAGCTTCCTCTACTTCTACCTCGACTACCAGGAGTGGGACGAGGCGCCTTCAGACCTGGCCCGCTTCCATGCCCACTGGCGCCGCCGGCTGGTCACCGACCAGGGCGAGAAGCGCGGCCCCAATGCCCGGGGCCGGGAGGATCGGCTCAACACTACCGGCAAAGACAACTACGTCGTCCTAGACGTCCGCGGCAGAGGGCACTACGTGGGCTGCTGCCTGCACGTGGACACCGACGAGACCGGCTGGTGGGGTGAGGGCGACGACATGTTCTTCGTGGACGGCGAGCCCTGGCCCCCGAGCCTGCACGGCACCGGCACCGAGGACTACTTCTGCGGCGCCTGGAACTACAACCAGCTGCACCGGCCCTATTGCACCCCCTACTACGGCTATCACTTCAAGGGCAACGCCGACTACACTGGCAAGCACTCCCAGTACCGCTTCCACATCCAGGACCCGGTGTACTTCGAGAAGTCCCTCCTGTTCTCCATCGAGCACGGTCACGCCAACGACCGCCAGGGCGACTGGACCAGCACCGCCTACTGGTACCAGGTGGACCGCCGGGAGCCCCTACCGGAGTTGGGCTCCTTCGAGGATCGCCTTCCTTACAGCTTCGGCGGCCTGGAGCGCTGGCCGGGCAAGGACCGCCGTGCTCTGCCCAGGTAG
- a CDS encoding zinc-binding dehydrogenase — translation MQTARAVVFPGARKVDLETVEVPSPGEGQVLIQTRCTLISTGTELTAFGGEFPPESAWANYVRYPWRPGYSNVGVVVQTGPGVEDVGVGQRVVSHGAHASLVLQNWSQVQPVPEGVSDEEAAFCTLGVISLNGVRLSRLQLGESAVVCGVGLVGNLAVQLARKSGGWPVVALDLSEARLEMAAAHGATHTLQGDAGAAREGLLALNRGRLADVVFEVTGNPKVIPGLFRLARRLGRVILLGSPRGKTEVDFHDEVHTNGLHVIGAHNSTHTPVETPYNVWTLQRDGELFLDLVAAGEVRVNDLVTERFGWREAPAAFEMLWKDRARSMGVMLDWTG, via the coding sequence GTGCAGACAGCGCGAGCGGTGGTGTTTCCTGGAGCGAGGAAGGTGGACCTGGAGACGGTGGAAGTGCCATCTCCGGGCGAGGGGCAGGTGCTGATCCAGACTCGGTGCACTCTCATCAGCACCGGTACCGAGTTGACGGCGTTTGGAGGGGAGTTCCCGCCGGAGTCAGCGTGGGCGAACTACGTGCGGTACCCTTGGCGACCCGGCTACTCCAACGTAGGGGTGGTAGTGCAGACGGGCCCGGGAGTAGAAGACGTGGGAGTCGGCCAGCGGGTGGTCAGTCACGGAGCCCACGCTTCGCTGGTGCTGCAGAACTGGAGCCAGGTGCAGCCGGTTCCAGAGGGGGTATCGGACGAGGAAGCTGCCTTCTGCACTCTGGGAGTCATCAGCCTCAACGGAGTCCGGCTGTCCCGCCTCCAGTTAGGGGAGAGCGCCGTGGTCTGCGGTGTAGGTCTGGTGGGGAATCTGGCAGTACAGCTGGCGCGCAAGAGCGGCGGCTGGCCGGTGGTGGCCCTGGACCTGTCGGAGGCCCGGCTGGAGATGGCGGCGGCTCACGGTGCCACGCACACTCTGCAGGGAGACGCCGGGGCGGCCCGAGAGGGGCTGTTGGCGCTCAACCGAGGGCGGCTGGCGGACGTCGTATTCGAGGTGACGGGCAACCCGAAGGTGATTCCAGGGCTCTTTCGCCTGGCTCGCAGACTGGGCCGGGTGATACTCCTGGGATCGCCCCGCGGCAAGACCGAGGTGGACTTCCACGACGAGGTCCACACGAACGGCCTGCACGTGATTGGGGCTCACAACAGCACCCACACCCCGGTAGAGACACCCTACAACGTATGGACGCTGCAGCGCGACGGGGAGCTGTTCCTGGATCTGGTGGCTGCCGGCGAGGTCCGGGTGAACGACCTGGTGACGGAGAGGTTCGGTTGGCGCGAGGCCCCTGCCGCGTTCGAGATGTTGTGGAAGGACCGCGCTCGGTCTATGGGAGTGATGTTGGACTGGACGGGCTGA
- a CDS encoding TIM barrel protein: protein MDLRYQSERRTPEEMVRHLKSFSLDLKFSAGVWFFAPGGGRFHSRYVPDLPMEGRLEIASGLKDYGLVGLEAHYPSEVNEENLDLWKGFIRDTGIRLVGLAPNIFYEAQYEWGSLSSPIEEARDSAIARAKTTLQLAKELGTDIAIVWPGIDGYENPFGLDLIAARDRFAEGLAEVMDAVPGMPVAEEPKPYEPRGHILYGTTPEGILLAQKVEGLLRHPENRARLEAGESLVGLNPEVGHVLMGFEDLPYALSLVLEYGKLMHTHWNSQPLGNYDQDLNAGVISPEQMEAALYVLKMQGYRGYFGIDINPERMPVEQALRNNMDALRAANDRINSLDHEKVIFATAHPDRARGWLEAYLIRMRAPSSSTLAPLPPLPAG, encoded by the coding sequence ATGGACCTGCGATATCAGAGTGAGCGCCGCACTCCGGAGGAGATGGTTCGACACCTGAAGAGCTTCAGTCTGGACCTCAAGTTCTCTGCCGGTGTCTGGTTCTTCGCGCCCGGCGGCGGCCGCTTCCACAGCCGCTACGTGCCCGATCTGCCCATGGAAGGCCGGCTCGAGATCGCCTCCGGACTCAAGGACTACGGCCTGGTGGGACTGGAGGCCCACTACCCCAGCGAGGTCAACGAGGAGAACCTTGACCTATGGAAGGGGTTCATCCGCGATACCGGCATCCGCCTGGTGGGTCTGGCCCCCAACATCTTCTACGAGGCCCAATACGAGTGGGGGTCGCTTTCCTCACCCATCGAGGAGGCTCGAGACAGCGCCATCGCTCGAGCTAAGACTACCCTCCAACTGGCCAAGGAGCTGGGCACCGACATCGCCATCGTCTGGCCCGGCATAGACGGCTACGAGAACCCCTTCGGCCTGGACCTCATCGCAGCCCGGGACCGCTTCGCCGAGGGCCTGGCCGAGGTGATGGACGCCGTGCCCGGCATGCCCGTGGCCGAGGAGCCCAAGCCCTACGAGCCCCGAGGTCACATCCTCTACGGTACCACCCCGGAGGGCATCCTACTGGCTCAGAAGGTGGAGGGCCTCCTGCGCCACCCGGAGAACCGGGCCAGACTGGAAGCGGGCGAGAGCCTGGTGGGGCTCAACCCCGAAGTAGGCCACGTGCTCATGGGCTTCGAAGACCTGCCCTACGCCCTCAGCCTGGTTCTGGAGTACGGCAAGCTCATGCACACCCACTGGAACAGCCAGCCTCTGGGTAACTACGACCAGGACCTCAACGCCGGGGTAATATCCCCCGAGCAAATGGAGGCGGCCCTCTATGTCCTCAAGATGCAGGGCTATCGGGGCTACTTCGGCATAGACATCAACCCGGAGCGCATGCCCGTGGAGCAGGCCCTGCGCAACAACATGGACGCGTTGCGGGCCGCCAACGACCGGATCAACTCGCTGGACCACGAGAAGGTCATCTTCGCCACTGCACACCCGGACCGGGCCCGGGGGTGGCTGGAGGCCTACCTCATCCGCATGCGGGCCCCGTCCAGCAGCACTCTGGCCCCTTTGCCGCCGCTCCCTGCGGGGTAG
- a CDS encoding helix-turn-helix domain-containing protein, whose protein sequence is MVEEAPPDVGQRIRMLREARGLSLRALAERSGVAVNTVSLIERGQSSPTVSTLHRLAGALGVRIVDFFGPQEEQNVVYLPAERRGRMQTGEALIESLGTGLARQRIEPFQVTLKPGAGSGLDPIRHRGQELVFGLSGRVDYAVGGTVYVLRPGDALLFEASLAHAWCNPTWEEARFLLVLESGEGGALLPHLEE, encoded by the coding sequence ATGGTAGAGGAAGCGCCGCCCGACGTGGGGCAGAGGATACGAATGCTACGGGAGGCACGCGGGTTGTCGCTGCGCGCCCTGGCGGAGCGCAGTGGAGTGGCGGTGAACACCGTCAGTCTGATCGAGCGGGGTCAGTCCTCGCCTACCGTCTCCACCCTGCATCGGCTGGCCGGCGCCCTCGGGGTGCGGATCGTGGACTTCTTCGGGCCGCAGGAGGAGCAGAACGTGGTATACCTCCCGGCAGAGCGGCGGGGCAGAATGCAGACGGGCGAGGCGCTCATCGAGAGCCTGGGGACAGGGTTGGCGCGGCAGCGCATCGAGCCCTTTCAGGTGACCCTGAAGCCCGGGGCTGGAAGTGGGCTGGACCCCATCCGCCATCGGGGGCAGGAATTGGTCTTCGGGCTGTCGGGGCGGGTGGACTACGCTGTGGGCGGGACGGTCTACGTCTTGCGGCCGGGCGACGCGCTCCTGTTCGAGGCTTCGCTGGCGCACGCCTGGTGCAACCCGACTTGGGAGGAGGCACGGTTCCTACTAGTGCTCGAGTCGGGGGAGGGGGGAGCGCTCCTGCCCCACCTGGAGGAGTAG
- a CDS encoding Mrp/NBP35 family ATP-binding protein: MRSTSPLPPPFYHEPPRYSTASRCLCALLWSDVPKDLTTPTPCARLLPKQSLWVGRPTPQPLGGIIVDQAKPDRPSDGSAGPERYDQGSSYVEGQAEALNRIGRVVAVMSGKGGVGKSSLSALLAVAMRQAGQSVGLLDADVTGPSIPRLFGVRQAPRLSPLGIIPSRSKSGIAIISINLMLPQEDEPVVWRGPLIGRAIQQFWSDVYWGDLDTLVVDLPPGTADAPLTVMQSVPLNGVVLVTSPQDLAGMVVRKAANMARHMGVPLIGMVENMSYVICPHCGERIEIFGPSRAESMAQGLGLPLLGRLPLDPELAALCDAGEVESYASPALDGVVCEVMALIPREKVGPAANRLRHPGA; this comes from the coding sequence ATGCGCTCCACCTCACCGCTCCCGCCACCATTCTACCACGAACCTCCCCGCTACTCGACCGCGAGCCGGTGTCTCTGTGCTCTTCTATGGTCCGACGTACCAAAAGACTTGACAACCCCAACCCCATGTGCCAGACTGCTACCGAAGCAGTCTCTGTGGGTGGGCAGACCCACGCCACAGCCGCTGGGAGGAATCATAGTGGACCAGGCCAAACCCGACCGACCTTCAGACGGTAGCGCCGGTCCTGAAAGGTATGACCAGGGAAGCTCCTACGTTGAGGGGCAGGCGGAAGCCCTCAACCGCATCGGTCGCGTGGTGGCCGTGATGAGCGGCAAGGGCGGGGTGGGGAAGTCCTCCCTGTCCGCTCTGCTTGCCGTGGCCATGCGACAGGCGGGCCAGTCCGTAGGTCTGCTCGACGCTGACGTCACCGGACCCAGCATCCCCCGCCTGTTTGGCGTGCGCCAAGCGCCTAGGTTGAGCCCCCTGGGCATCATCCCCTCCCGAAGCAAGAGCGGCATAGCCATCATCTCTATCAATCTGATGCTTCCTCAGGAAGACGAGCCTGTCGTCTGGCGCGGCCCACTCATCGGCCGGGCCATCCAGCAGTTCTGGAGCGACGTCTACTGGGGAGACCTGGACACCCTGGTGGTGGACCTTCCGCCGGGCACGGCAGACGCGCCCCTCACGGTCATGCAGTCCGTACCTCTCAACGGCGTGGTTCTGGTGACCTCGCCCCAGGACCTGGCCGGAATGGTGGTCCGCAAGGCGGCCAACATGGCCCGGCACATGGGAGTCCCCCTGATCGGGATGGTGGAGAACATGAGCTACGTGATCTGCCCCCACTGTGGCGAGAGGATCGAGATCTTCGGGCCCAGCCGGGCCGAGAGCATGGCGCAGGGGCTCGGCTTGCCTCTTCTGGGGCGCCTGCCTCTCGACCCTGAGCTGGCGGCGCTCTGTGATGCCGGAGAAGTGGAATCCTACGCCAGCCCCGCACTGGACGGGGTGGTTTGCGAGGTAATGGCCCTAATCCCGCGGGAGAAGGTCGGGCCTGCAGCCAACAGGCTCAGGCACCCAGGCGCCTGA
- a CDS encoding NifB/NifX family molybdenum-iron cluster-binding protein — translation MRVVVTAQGTDLDSPTSPIFGRCPAFVFVDPETMEFEAVANASVAAGGGAGIQAAQWVVDKGAQAVLSHNVGPNAFAVLSQAGVAVYRIEPAGTVRQAVEAYVAGRLQAISGANVASHTGMSGMGRRGGGR, via the coding sequence ATGCGAGTAGTAGTGACCGCCCAAGGCACCGATCTGGATTCGCCGACTAGTCCCATCTTCGGGCGTTGCCCCGCCTTCGTCTTCGTAGACCCGGAGACCATGGAGTTCGAGGCAGTGGCCAACGCCAGCGTCGCCGCCGGAGGCGGCGCCGGTATCCAGGCAGCGCAGTGGGTGGTTGACAAAGGAGCTCAGGCGGTATTGAGCCACAACGTCGGCCCTAACGCCTTCGCCGTGCTCAGTCAGGCCGGTGTTGCGGTGTACCGGATCGAGCCGGCGGGCACGGTCCGGCAGGCGGTAGAGGCCTACGTTGCCGGCAGGCTGCAAGCCATATCCGGCGCCAATGTGGCGTCCCACACCGGAATGTCCGGTATGGGGCGACGGGGCGGCGGCCGCTAA